A genomic region of Exiguobacterium oxidotolerans JCM 12280 contains the following coding sequences:
- a CDS encoding glucose 1-dehydrogenase, whose amino-acid sequence MRLEQKVGIVTGAASGMGKAIAERFAAEGARVIVSDIQLDGAKTVVASIEAAGGTATAIKTDVTSAEAIKQLFDETLAAYGQLDILVNNAGIMDGMEGVDELTDERWDRVLAINTTAVMRTMRLAIPLFRAQGSGNIINNISIGGLNGARAGAAYAASKHAVVGLTKNTAFMYAQEGIRCNGIAPGAVETNIGQSMTNISEFGMGRTMLGMGLNPKTGQPDEIAQLALFLASDEASFINGAIVVADGGWSAY is encoded by the coding sequence ATGAGACTCGAACAGAAAGTAGGCATCGTGACGGGGGCAGCGTCCGGAATGGGGAAGGCAATCGCGGAGCGGTTTGCAGCTGAAGGGGCACGCGTCATCGTGTCTGATATTCAGCTTGACGGGGCGAAAACAGTCGTTGCGTCGATTGAAGCAGCGGGCGGGACAGCAACTGCCATCAAAACGGATGTCACGTCTGCTGAAGCAATCAAACAACTGTTTGACGAGACGTTAGCGGCTTACGGACAATTGGATATTCTCGTCAACAATGCCGGAATCATGGACGGGATGGAAGGGGTTGACGAGCTGACCGATGAACGCTGGGACCGCGTCCTCGCCATCAACACGACGGCGGTCATGCGGACGATGCGTCTTGCGATTCCTTTATTTCGTGCACAAGGTTCAGGAAACATCATCAATAACATCTCAATCGGTGGACTAAACGGAGCGCGTGCCGGTGCTGCGTACGCCGCCTCCAAACACGCCGTCGTCGGTCTGACGAAAAACACGGCGTTCATGTATGCACAAGAAGGGATTCGCTGTAACGGAATCGCGCCCGGTGCCGTCGAGACGAACATCGGACAGTCGATGACGAACATCAGTGAGTTCGGGATGGGACGGACGATGCTCGGGATGGGCTTGAATCCTAAAACCGGACAACCTGACGAAATCGCACAGCTCGCCTTGTTCCTTGCTTCGGATGAAGCGAGTTTCATCAATGGTGCAATCGTCGTCGCCGATGGCGGATGGAGTGCCTATTAA
- a CDS encoding LLM class flavin-dependent oxidoreductase gives MRLGILDQVPLHEGDTIEQTMRYTKRLVEAAEQLGYERYWFAEHHNTNGLLSATPELFIARMGSDTKTIKLGTGGVLLPQYRPLKVAENFSTLEAFYPGRIELGIGSSPGGSERTRSALTDGEANKYSEFPRLMDELSGFLTDSLSAKHPFRIVKTTPRVTRTAPLYLLGLSPNSARLAAERGMGLVFGHFINPDRWEETLRTYREQFIPSAQFEEPTVIVCVFAVCAETATEAEQLATTQDAWIQGIRLGNSIVPSFDTVGTKDWNPEQLKRIQHDRRRTIVGTATEVEAVLEQLATRYGTDQFLLINNAYDQDNRLESYRLIAEQMLQH, from the coding sequence ATGCGACTAGGTATACTCGATCAAGTCCCGCTCCATGAAGGGGATACGATTGAACAGACGATGCGATACACGAAACGACTCGTCGAAGCAGCAGAGCAGCTCGGTTATGAGCGCTACTGGTTCGCCGAACACCATAATACGAATGGCTTACTCAGCGCGACACCTGAACTGTTCATTGCCCGGATGGGGAGTGATACAAAAACGATCAAGCTCGGGACGGGTGGCGTCCTGTTACCGCAGTACCGCCCGTTAAAAGTCGCGGAAAACTTTTCGACGCTCGAAGCCTTTTATCCGGGACGGATCGAACTCGGAATCGGCAGTTCACCAGGCGGGAGTGAGCGGACACGAAGTGCCTTGACGGACGGGGAAGCGAATAAGTATTCTGAGTTCCCACGCTTGATGGATGAATTGTCCGGTTTTTTAACTGATTCGTTGTCCGCAAAACATCCGTTTCGAATCGTCAAGACGACGCCGCGCGTCACGCGAACGGCTCCCCTCTACTTGCTCGGTCTGTCACCGAACAGTGCACGGCTCGCGGCAGAGCGGGGGATGGGGCTTGTCTTCGGTCATTTCATCAATCCGGACCGCTGGGAAGAGACATTACGGACATACCGCGAGCAGTTCATTCCGAGTGCGCAGTTCGAGGAGCCGACGGTCATTGTCTGTGTGTTTGCGGTCTGTGCCGAAACGGCGACAGAAGCAGAACAGTTAGCAACGACGCAAGATGCCTGGATTCAAGGGATCCGACTCGGAAATTCGATTGTCCCGTCGTTTGATACCGTCGGGACGAAGGACTGGAACCCAGAACAATTAAAACGGATCCAACACGACCGACGCCGGACCATCGTCGGAACGGCGACGGAAGTCGAAGCAGTACTCGAACAGTTGGCAACCCGGTACGGGACGGATCAATTTTTGTTAATCAATAATGCTTACGACCAAGACAACCGACTTGAATCGTATCGGTTGATCGCGGAACAGATGTTACAGCACTAA
- a CDS encoding universal stress protein, translating into MYNHILLAVDGSDHSVRAAEEAIKLARLNESSKIEVVFVADFAKAREEVLHSEGSGALEVARRRKLGPVEEKLEAAGVSYYVTILRGEPGPAIVEHANQQPTDMTIIGSRGLNSLQEMVLGSVSHKVAKRVKSPVMIVK; encoded by the coding sequence ATGTACAATCATATTCTATTAGCCGTCGACGGTTCTGACCATTCTGTCCGTGCAGCGGAAGAGGCGATTAAACTCGCACGCTTGAATGAATCGAGCAAGATTGAGGTCGTGTTCGTCGCGGACTTCGCGAAAGCACGCGAAGAAGTCTTGCATTCGGAGGGAAGCGGAGCGCTCGAAGTCGCACGGCGACGAAAGCTCGGACCGGTCGAAGAAAAGCTCGAAGCGGCAGGGGTGTCCTATTACGTTACAATCCTCCGCGGGGAGCCGGGGCCGGCCATTGTCGAGCATGCGAATCAGCAGCCGACGGATATGACGATCATCGGTAGCCGCGGGTTGAACTCGCTTCAGGAAATGGTCCTCGGCAGCGTCAGCCATAAAGTCGCGAAACGCGTTAAAAGCCCCGTCATGATCGTCAAATGA
- a CDS encoding SDR family oxidoreductase, translating to MAENKVVIITGASSGIGEATAKLLAKNGAKLVLAARREDRLKALKEEIEQLGGQAVYQVTDVTKTEQLDQLAKLAQETYGSVDVLVNNAGLMPLSQLHKNKQDEWDTMVDVNIKGVLYGIGAVLPYMRKQKSGHIINISSVAGHEVMPSSAVYSGTKFAVRAITEGLRKEESVDNNIRATIISPGAVDTELKDHITDEDIKQGIGNMQAIDADAIARAINYAVSEPDDVSINEILIRPTSQK from the coding sequence ATGGCTGAAAACAAAGTCGTCATCATTACAGGTGCATCAAGTGGGATCGGGGAAGCAACCGCAAAATTACTTGCGAAGAACGGTGCAAAACTGGTCCTCGCGGCACGGCGTGAAGATCGTCTGAAAGCATTAAAAGAAGAAATCGAGCAGCTCGGTGGTCAAGCGGTCTATCAAGTGACGGACGTGACGAAGACGGAGCAACTCGACCAACTCGCGAAACTGGCGCAGGAGACGTACGGATCTGTCGACGTCCTCGTCAACAATGCCGGTCTGATGCCGTTATCACAACTCCATAAAAACAAGCAGGATGAATGGGACACGATGGTTGACGTCAACATTAAAGGTGTCCTTTACGGAATCGGGGCTGTCCTTCCGTACATGCGAAAACAAAAATCAGGGCATATCATCAACATCTCGTCTGTCGCAGGTCACGAAGTCATGCCGTCAAGCGCTGTCTACAGTGGAACGAAGTTTGCCGTTCGTGCGATTACGGAAGGTCTCCGGAAGGAAGAATCGGTCGACAATAACATTCGGGCGACAATCATTTCACCGGGAGCCGTCGATACGGAGTTAAAAGACCACATCACGGATGAAGACATCAAACAAGGCATCGGCAACATGCAAGCAATCGATGCCGACGCGATTGCTCGTGCAATCAACTATGCCGTCAGTGAACCGGACGATGTGTCCATCAATGAAATCCTGATTCGTCCGACATCACAAAAATAA
- a CDS encoding Rrf2 family transcriptional regulator, with product MINSRLAVAVHILALISSSKGEPLSSEMIAGSVNTNPVVIRRLTGLLRKAGLLKTQAGRTGAILTKEPANITLLMVYRAVEPKEDLFMIHESPNPDCPIGREIQTTLETTFSRAQQALETELAAETLADVIHRLGAK from the coding sequence ATGATTAACAGTCGATTAGCGGTCGCGGTTCATATTCTTGCTTTAATCAGTTCAAGTAAAGGCGAGCCCTTGTCTTCCGAAATGATTGCTGGAAGTGTCAACACGAATCCGGTCGTTATCCGTCGCCTGACCGGTCTCCTGCGAAAAGCAGGACTGCTCAAGACACAGGCAGGGCGGACGGGAGCCATCTTGACGAAAGAACCGGCAAATATCACGTTGCTGATGGTGTACCGTGCCGTTGAACCAAAAGAAGACTTATTCATGATACATGAGTCCCCGAATCCGGACTGTCCGATCGGTCGCGAGATTCAGACAACGCTCGAGACGACATTCAGTCGGGCACAACAGGCGTTAGAAACAGAACTAGCGGCAGAAACATTAGCCGATGTCATTCATCGACTTGGCGCAAAATAA
- a CDS encoding NAD(P)-dependent oxidoreductase, whose product MKVAVIGASGKAGRTILRELAERGHALTAIVRNVTRTTHDAVLEKDAFALTKDDLSGFDVVINAFGAAPGDELQHVELGRHLMEALSGTATRLIVVGGAGSLFVDREQTTRLADTPDFPEAYLPTAKSQTLNLIDLEQTTDLHWTFVSPAAFFDPEGARTGTYQLALDVLTVNAAGDSYISYADYAVAIADEVEHNRHDKERISVVSK is encoded by the coding sequence ATGAAGGTTGCAGTGATTGGAGCAAGTGGGAAAGCAGGACGAACTATTTTACGGGAACTGGCAGAACGGGGACATGCCTTGACGGCCATTGTCCGAAATGTAACCCGGACGACGCACGACGCTGTCCTTGAAAAAGATGCGTTTGCCTTGACGAAGGACGACCTGTCGGGATTCGACGTCGTCATCAATGCGTTTGGCGCAGCGCCTGGAGATGAACTGCAGCATGTCGAACTCGGCCGGCATTTGATGGAGGCATTATCCGGTACGGCGACGCGTTTAATCGTCGTTGGCGGAGCCGGTAGCCTGTTCGTCGACCGGGAACAGACGACACGCTTGGCGGATACACCGGATTTTCCGGAAGCATACCTTCCGACGGCGAAAAGTCAGACGCTCAATTTGATTGATTTGGAACAGACGACCGACTTACACTGGACGTTCGTCAGTCCGGCAGCCTTCTTTGATCCGGAAGGTGCAAGAACAGGTACGTACCAACTCGCTTTAGACGTCTTGACCGTTAATGCAGCAGGTGACAGTTATATCAGTTACGCCGATTATGCTGTCGCAATTGCGGACGAGGTCGAACACAATCGCCATGATAAAGAACGCATTTCAGTTGTCTCGAAGTAA
- a CDS encoding SulP family inorganic anion transporter, translating into MNLTLREQWFSNIRGDILAGIVVALALIPEAIAFSIIAGVDPMVGLYASFCIAVIIAFVGGRPGMISAATGAMALLMVPLVKEHGLDYLLAATILTGVIQLVFGILKIARFMRFIPRAVMIGFVNALAILIFMAQVPHFVGISTLTYVVVGITLAIIYLLPRLFNAVPAPLVAIIVLTGLTIYFGFDLRTVGDLGTIERSLPSFFLPDVPLTFETLRIIFPYALALSIVGLLESLLTATIVDDMTGTESEKNREARGQGIANFVTGFFGGMAGCAMIGQSVINVKSGGRGRLSTLVAGLFLMFLIIVLGNWVIQIPMPVLVGIMIMVSIGTFDWSSFTYIRKAPKADAIVMLTTVITVVATHDLSIGVITGVILSALFFVAKVSKINVAKRQEKDQTIYTVQGPLFFASVDHFIASFDYEVHDTAIIIDFSSTQIWDDSGVGAIDKVMLRLMSNQNSITILGLNPESKRLVDRLAIHNRPDSKSSPH; encoded by the coding sequence ATGAATTTGACACTCCGGGAACAATGGTTCTCAAACATCCGCGGCGATATTTTAGCGGGAATCGTCGTCGCCCTCGCATTGATTCCGGAAGCGATCGCCTTCTCGATCATTGCCGGTGTCGATCCGATGGTTGGCTTGTATGCCTCGTTCTGTATCGCCGTCATCATCGCTTTCGTCGGCGGACGACCGGGAATGATATCGGCAGCGACCGGTGCAATGGCACTCCTGATGGTCCCGCTCGTCAAGGAACACGGACTGGATTATCTATTAGCAGCAACGATTTTAACCGGTGTCATTCAACTCGTATTCGGTATCTTGAAGATTGCCCGTTTCATGCGGTTCATCCCGAGAGCCGTCATGATTGGTTTCGTCAACGCACTGGCAATCTTGATTTTTATGGCACAAGTCCCGCACTTCGTCGGGATTTCAACGTTGACGTATGTCGTTGTCGGCATCACACTCGCCATCATCTATTTGTTGCCGCGCTTGTTCAACGCGGTTCCGGCACCGCTCGTTGCCATCATCGTCTTGACTGGACTGACGATTTACTTCGGCTTCGACTTACGGACGGTCGGAGATCTTGGAACAATCGAACGGTCATTGCCATCGTTCTTCCTACCAGACGTCCCGCTCACATTCGAGACGCTCCGCATCATCTTCCCGTACGCACTCGCCTTGTCGATCGTCGGATTGCTCGAATCCTTGCTGACGGCAACGATCGTCGACGACATGACGGGAACGGAGAGCGAAAAGAACCGCGAAGCACGGGGGCAGGGGATTGCGAACTTCGTCACCGGATTTTTCGGAGGGATGGCTGGATGTGCGATGATCGGTCAATCCGTCATCAATGTTAAATCCGGGGGACGTGGTCGACTTTCGACGCTCGTCGCAGGATTGTTCTTAATGTTCTTGATCATCGTCCTTGGCAACTGGGTCATTCAAATTCCGATGCCGGTTCTTGTCGGGATTATGATCATGGTTTCAATCGGAACATTTGATTGGTCGTCCTTCACCTATATCAGAAAGGCACCGAAAGCCGATGCGATTGTTATGTTGACGACGGTCATCACGGTCGTCGCAACACATGATTTATCAATCGGAGTCATCACTGGAGTCATCTTGAGCGCCTTGTTCTTTGTCGCGAAAGTCTCAAAAATCAACGTCGCCAAACGACAGGAGAAGGATCAGACGATTTATACCGTCCAGGGACCCCTCTTCTTCGCTTCCGTCGATCACTTCATCGCATCTTTTGATTATGAGGTCCACGATACTGCGATCATCATCGATTTCTCATCGACACAAATCTGGGATGATTCAGGAGTCGGTGCCATCGACAAGGTAATGTTACGCTTGATGTCGAATCAGAATAGTATCACGATCCTTGGATTGAATCCGGAAAGTAAACGTCTCGTCGATCGCTTGGCAATTCATAACCGACCGGATTCGAAGTCCTCCCCCCATTAA
- a CDS encoding methyl-accepting chemotaxis protein gives MRPRKRKRLLSEQLNGWLIPLVGIGLLTISLLSVYEVYQTSTKSVTERLERELTMLDTSVKAIALTYPEANKARDQAVKRTKNQQLADLAQDDYEAAFETFRSKDRVFPAIALTQTEQTTVRRDLKTKTVTTVTHGDRFILAKTIQELDTIVFLSVDRDQLIGPAKALAFELGTLSLAVLFFVSLLIRFRIKQQLTPLSVLSLKIEEANAKRNYRPLSLKTTTFEVEQLVFQYNQLMNQITSLTGELGNTSNQLKQMQPEFMTQLSATEESVTAISEVATSLTTHSREVESVVEETDQLLHTSSLALERMNQSLQESQRTLVQFQSEIVQEESILDALKIRTQTLHTSSDVVLRSLHSTREKNDSMNHSIQQIQRVAEATRRLSLNALIEASRAGEAGRGFAIVAKEVELLSLDVTHLIRSINQANDELTASVTTMEGDLSQMTTHIDDTFQQLGQATDGMTQLFSGSSRIEEALRHVELERHAVNTVNPAVVSHLETIQHTLLTLQTYGKTLGDQMNVNIARQEQLKRHGDTMHQQVQLLERAIDASDDTLTRR, from the coding sequence ATGAGACCCAGAAAAAGAAAACGATTGCTGAGTGAACAATTGAACGGGTGGTTAATTCCGTTAGTCGGAATCGGCTTACTGACGATTAGTTTACTGAGCGTCTATGAAGTATATCAGACATCGACGAAGTCAGTGACGGAACGGCTCGAACGGGAGTTGACGATGCTCGATACAAGCGTCAAAGCGATTGCGCTGACCTATCCGGAAGCGAATAAAGCGCGGGATCAAGCAGTGAAACGAACAAAAAATCAGCAGTTGGCGGATCTTGCGCAAGATGATTATGAAGCTGCGTTCGAAACGTTCCGTTCGAAAGATCGGGTTTTCCCGGCAATTGCATTAACGCAGACTGAGCAAACCACCGTCCGGCGCGACTTAAAAACGAAAACCGTCACGACGGTAACGCATGGAGACCGGTTCATCCTAGCGAAAACGATTCAGGAACTCGATACAATCGTCTTCTTATCGGTCGACCGGGATCAACTGATCGGTCCTGCCAAGGCACTGGCATTCGAACTCGGGACCTTAAGCCTCGCAGTCCTGTTTTTCGTCAGTCTGCTGATCCGCTTCCGGATTAAACAACAGCTGACCCCATTATCCGTCCTCTCGCTGAAGATTGAAGAAGCGAACGCAAAACGGAACTATCGGCCGCTCTCCCTTAAGACCACCACGTTTGAGGTCGAACAGTTAGTGTTCCAGTACAATCAATTGATGAACCAAATCACAAGCTTGACGGGTGAACTGGGCAACACGAGTAACCAGCTCAAGCAGATGCAACCGGAATTCATGACCCAGCTATCGGCAACCGAGGAGTCGGTGACGGCGATCTCAGAAGTCGCCACTTCCTTGACCACCCATTCACGGGAAGTGGAATCTGTCGTCGAAGAAACAGATCAACTCCTGCACACCTCCTCGTTAGCATTAGAACGGATGAATCAATCACTACAAGAGAGTCAACGGACGCTCGTTCAGTTCCAGTCGGAGATCGTACAGGAAGAAAGCATTCTTGATGCGTTGAAAATCAGAACGCAGACGTTACATACGTCGTCCGATGTTGTCTTACGGTCACTACACAGCACGCGTGAAAAAAACGATTCGATGAACCACTCCATTCAGCAGATTCAACGCGTCGCTGAGGCGACACGACGGTTATCACTCAATGCCTTGATTGAAGCTTCGCGCGCCGGTGAAGCGGGGCGCGGTTTCGCAATCGTCGCAAAAGAAGTCGAACTGCTATCGCTTGACGTGACGCACTTGATTCGGAGCATCAATCAAGCCAACGACGAATTGACAGCGAGTGTCACGACGATGGAAGGCGATTTAAGCCAGATGACGACACACATCGATGACACGTTCCAACAGTTAGGTCAAGCGACGGACGGGATGACCCAGCTATTTTCCGGTTCATCCCGGATTGAAGAAGCATTACGGCACGTCGAGCTGGAACGCCATGCGGTCAATACGGTGAATCCAGCAGTCGTCTCGCACCTCGAGACCATCCAGCACACCTTACTGACGTTACAAACGTATGGAAAGACGCTGGGTGATCAAATGAATGTGAACATCGCGCGGCAGGAACAGTTAAAACGTCATGGGGATACGATGCATCAACAGGTCCAACTCCTTGAACGAGCGATTGATGCAAGTGACGACACCTTGACTAGACGGTAA
- a CDS encoding recombinase family protein, with protein sequence MIISYMRPFYEDPECIFQMETVQAFRPERQVIEEHASSKRREALEHLIASLAPGDVVVVSQLYVLADSSRHLIELLEQIEQKQAYLVTIREQIDTREPLTHSFRELVEHLVALQSDVVSMTTRQGLTKAKADGKQTGRPRKADANVKRAIEMYQSKQYNLAEIRQETGISKSTLYRYLEQ encoded by the coding sequence ATGATTATCAGTTATATGCGTCCGTTTTATGAAGATCCGGAATGTATCTTTCAAATGGAAACCGTTCAAGCCTTCAGACCCGAACGTCAAGTCATCGAAGAACACGCTTCGTCCAAACGACGGGAAGCGCTCGAACACTTAATCGCTTCACTAGCGCCGGGGGATGTGGTCGTCGTCTCGCAACTTTATGTCTTGGCTGACTCGTCACGCCATTTGATTGAATTGCTTGAACAAATCGAACAAAAACAAGCATACCTCGTGACAATCCGGGAACAAATCGATACCCGCGAACCGCTGACGCATTCGTTTCGAGAACTCGTCGAACATCTTGTCGCCCTCCAAAGCGATGTCGTCAGTATGACGACACGACAAGGATTGACGAAAGCGAAGGCGGACGGGAAACAGACGGGCCGCCCGCGTAAAGCAGATGCCAATGTCAAACGGGCAATCGAAATGTACCAAAGCAAACAGTACAACCTCGCTGAAATCCGTCAAGAAACGGGGATTAGCAAAAGTACGCTCTACCGCTATTTGGAGCAATGA
- a CDS encoding methyl-accepting chemotaxis protein — MSLEQSTQHVTDAHVIRAIEQNLAIIRFDDQRKIAYVNDLFAETMGYQAKELIGKYHRDLCFPEFATSAAYEAFWRKLLQGITYQDKIERRTAEGERKWLEATYMPIFGDGRRVIGVSKIVSDITVRQQDVLRMAEALNETSAFLTIKSDSGRQDGLQVLATVQQIEAESTKNLANLVALQTEADSINDIVKTIREIAAQTNLLALNAAIEAARAGEHGRGFNVVATEVRNLSNKVSQSIGEIKENIEGIVKRIETVSTSIEQISTKVQTSSGQLEHAVSEFELLAESAKQLERQAKDFVHVL, encoded by the coding sequence ATGTCCCTTGAGCAAAGTACACAACACGTCACGGATGCACATGTCATCCGCGCCATTGAACAAAATCTCGCCATCATCCGATTTGATGACCAACGTAAAATTGCGTACGTGAATGACTTATTTGCCGAGACGATGGGGTATCAGGCGAAGGAACTGATCGGCAAGTACCACCGCGATCTGTGTTTTCCGGAGTTTGCCACGAGTGCGGCCTATGAAGCGTTTTGGCGGAAGCTGCTGCAAGGGATTACGTATCAAGATAAAATCGAACGGCGGACGGCAGAGGGCGAACGTAAATGGCTCGAAGCGACGTATATGCCAATCTTCGGGGACGGACGGCGTGTCATCGGTGTCTCGAAAATCGTATCGGATATCACGGTGCGTCAGCAAGACGTGCTCCGGATGGCAGAAGCGCTAAATGAGACTTCCGCTTTTTTGACCATAAAATCTGATAGCGGTCGGCAAGACGGGTTACAGGTTCTCGCGACCGTCCAGCAGATTGAAGCAGAGTCAACAAAAAATCTGGCTAACCTCGTCGCTCTCCAAACAGAGGCCGACTCGATCAATGACATTGTCAAAACGATACGGGAGATTGCAGCACAAACGAACTTACTTGCCTTGAATGCGGCAATCGAAGCGGCACGGGCGGGAGAACACGGGCGTGGGTTTAACGTCGTCGCGACGGAAGTCCGGAATTTATCCAATAAAGTCTCCCAGTCGATTGGCGAAATCAAAGAAAACATCGAAGGAATCGTTAAGCGGATTGAGACCGTCTCAACGAGCATCGAACAGATTTCAACAAAAGTCCAGACGAGCAGCGGGCAGTTGGAACACGCTGTCAGCGAGTTTGAGTTACTCGCTGAGTCTGCTAAGCAACTTGAGCGTCAAGCGAAAGATTTTGTCCATGTCCTTTGA
- a CDS encoding NUDIX hydrolase, whose amino-acid sequence MGYITELRKFIGSRPIISVGATILVINEQGQLLFQHRSDTNDWGLPGGSMELGETLEEVAIRELYEETGLVTDKVELVGVRSGPRYQFTYPNGDQTDSVIHLFHAQEVSGTLQINDDESFDLAYFGQEALPENIEKRAHALLEELGTTIWALHNSFEVKD is encoded by the coding sequence GTGGGCTACATAACAGAATTAAGAAAATTCATCGGCAGTCGACCGATCATCAGCGTCGGTGCGACAATCCTTGTCATCAATGAACAAGGTCAACTTTTGTTCCAGCACCGTTCGGATACAAACGATTGGGGATTACCGGGGGGCTCGATGGAACTCGGGGAAACATTAGAAGAAGTCGCAATCCGGGAATTATATGAAGAAACGGGACTTGTGACGGACAAGGTCGAACTCGTCGGTGTCCGGTCCGGGCCTCGCTACCAGTTCACATATCCGAATGGAGACCAAACGGATAGTGTAATCCACCTGTTCCACGCGCAAGAGGTTTCCGGTACTTTACAAATCAATGATGACGAAAGTTTTGACTTGGCATACTTCGGTCAAGAAGCGCTCCCGGAAAACATTGAAAAACGGGCACATGCCTTACTGGAGGAATTAGGTACTACGATTTGGGCATTACATAACTCCTTTGAAGTAAAGGATTAA
- a CDS encoding ABC transporter ATP-binding protein, giving the protein MKDTFQCQAIGKSFTGDGIETKALDDVNLTLDAGDFISIIGPSGSGKSTLLSLIGTLDRPTTGQLLYGDQPINQLKSKELSDFRFENVGFIFQQFHLIPTLTALENVMAPLFGRKVAYDKKERALALLEQVGLAEKASSLPSQLSGGQQQRVAVARALVHEPKWLLADEPTGNLDTETGEIIFQLLKRLNAEKGCGVLFVTHDPELADRANRKIEMKDGLVIADSRLVTV; this is encoded by the coding sequence ATGAAAGATACGTTTCAATGTCAGGCGATCGGAAAATCGTTTACTGGGGACGGGATCGAAACGAAAGCGCTTGACGATGTCAATCTGACGCTCGACGCAGGGGATTTCATCTCCATCATCGGACCGTCTGGATCGGGAAAATCAACATTACTCAGTCTGATCGGGACACTCGACCGTCCGACGACGGGGCAACTGCTGTACGGTGACCAACCGATCAATCAACTGAAGAGTAAAGAGTTATCGGATTTCCGGTTCGAGAACGTCGGGTTCATCTTCCAACAGTTTCATTTGATCCCGACGCTGACGGCGCTCGAAAACGTCATGGCCCCGTTATTCGGTAGAAAAGTCGCCTATGATAAGAAGGAGCGGGCACTCGCCTTACTCGAGCAAGTCGGTCTTGCAGAAAAAGCCAGTTCCTTGCCGTCCCAGCTCTCCGGCGGACAACAGCAACGCGTCGCCGTCGCCCGTGCGCTCGTCCATGAGCCCAAATGGCTCCTCGCAGACGAACCGACGGGAAACCTCGATACGGAAACCGGGGAAATCATCTTCCAACTCTTAAAACGGTTGAACGCTGAAAAAGGGTGTGGTGTCCTGTTCGTCACGCATGACCCGGAGCTTGCCGACCGCGCCAATCGAAAAATCGAGATGAAGGACGGACTCGTCATCGCGGATTCGCGTCTCGTCACAGTCTGA
- a CDS encoding site-2 protease family protein: MSYFVLLGTFLLATLLHELGHVAGAKLVRIQVRTLSVGFGPVLARTTYRGVTYQLCLLLLGGYVLPVDAAVNRARRIVFVASGLIMSIVLVPLACLSVLQIMNPAQSLVAGWYHLITPWVTYPVHFLFDSLPSLLPDGPYTVTVLLQLLAATSLFLGLTNCLPLIMLDGGQLLLLLFEGWFPVLRQQERRLLKISYVLLGLLIAVPILIVFVKHIETTYPILLVGAFILYRVVKLSPGMRL, from the coding sequence ATGTCGTATTTCGTATTATTGGGGACTTTTTTGCTGGCGACGCTCCTCCATGAACTCGGGCACGTCGCAGGTGCCAAGCTCGTCCGGATACAGGTCCGCACCCTGTCAGTTGGGTTCGGTCCCGTTCTCGCGCGGACAACATACCGTGGAGTCACCTACCAGCTTTGTTTGCTGTTACTCGGAGGTTATGTCTTACCGGTTGACGCTGCTGTCAATCGCGCTAGACGGATCGTCTTCGTCGCTTCGGGACTAATCATGAGCATCGTCCTCGTCCCGCTTGCTTGTCTCTCGGTCCTGCAAATCATGAATCCGGCACAATCTCTAGTGGCCGGGTGGTATCACCTGATAACACCGTGGGTCACGTATCCGGTTCACTTCCTGTTTGATAGTCTGCCGTCTCTTTTGCCGGACGGTCCTTACACCGTGACGGTCCTGCTTCAGTTACTCGCTGCGACGAGTCTCTTTCTCGGATTGACGAACTGTCTTCCGCTGATCATGCTCGACGGCGGACAACTGCTTTTGCTGCTGTTTGAAGGTTGGTTTCCCGTGTTGCGGCAACAAGAGCGCAGATTACTCAAAATCAGTTATGTCCTGCTCGGCCTATTGATTGCCGTCCCGATTCTCATTGTATTCGTCAAACACATCGAGACGACGTATCCGATTCTGTTGGTCGGTGCCTTCATACTTTACCGCGTCGTCAAACTGTCTCCGGGCATGCGCCTTTAA